ACAGCCGGTAAAGACCGTACGGGTCTTGGCTCCGCGATCATTCTTCTGGCGCTTGGCGTAGACGAGAAGACCGTTATGGACGACTACCTCCTGAGCAACGTATACCGTGCGGAGGCAAACAAGAAGGCGATTGAAGCCGTTAAAGCGCAAGTGAAGGATGAGAATGTTGTCGCGGCGATTACGGCAATGATGGGCGTTCAGAAAGAATTCCTTCAAGCGGCCATTGACGAGATGAAGGCGAAATACGGCTCGATCGACAACTTCCTTGAAAAAGGCTTGGGTATTACAAAACAAGAACGCGCGAAGCTGAAAGCGATGTACACGGAATAATAAGAATGAGGATCGCTGGCCTTTTACGGCTGGCGGTCTTTTTTTTATGGCGGAGCGAAAGAAAAGGGTATAATAAGGAAAAAAGAGATTGGAGAACAAGAGATGACGGACCATAAAACAACCGCGGGTTGGAACCTCGAGAATAGCTACGCCGATCTGCCGGACTTATTATATACCAAGCAAAATCCTGTCCCCGTGCGCGCTCCCGGGTTAATCAAGTTAAACGAACCGCTGGCGGCGGAGCTGGGGCTTAATGCGAACGCGCTGCGCGGCAGCGAAGGCATCCAAGTATTTGCGGGCAATCAGATCCCCGAAGGCGCGGAGCCTCTTGCCCAGGCTTATGCGGGACACCAATTCGCTTATTTCAATCGGCTCGGCGATGGCCGCGCCGTGCTGCTTGGCGAGCAGGTTACTCCGCAAGGAGAGAGAGTCGATATTCAGTTGAAGGGCTCCGGAAGGACGCCTTATTCCCGCGGCGGGGACGGACGCGCGGCGCTGGGGCCCATGCTTCGGGAGTATATCATCAGCGAAGCGATGCATGCGCTTGGCATTCCGACAACCCGCAGCCTTGCGGTTGTGACGACCGGCGAAGAAATCGTGCGCGAGAGCTTGCTCCCAGGCGCGATTATGACCCGGGTTGCCGCAAGCCATATCCGTGTCGGCACCTTCCAGTTTGCTGCCCAGTGGGGGACGCTCGAGGAGCTTCAAGCGTTGGCGGATTACGCGATCAAGAGGCATTACCCGGATATGGAGGACGGCGAGAACCGGTATGTCGGCTTCTTCAGGGAAGTGATCAAACGCCAGGCGGCGCTGATTGCGAAATGGCAGCTGGTTGGTTTTATCCACGGGGTTATGAATACGGACAATATGGCGATTAGCGGAGAAACGATAGATTACGGGCCATGCGCGTTTATGGATGCTTATGATCCGGCTACCGTCTTCAGCTCCATTGACCGGGAAGGCCGCTATGCATTTGGCAATCAGCCGTCTATCGGCGCTTGGAACCTCGCCAGGCTGGCTGAAGCCTTGCTTCCGCTAATGGACGAGGATGAAGAAGGGGCAATTGAGCTGGCTCAAGATGCGTTGTCGGATTACAGCGAGCTGTTCCAACAATACTGGCTGCAGGGCATGCGCGCGAAGCTTGGGATCTTTAACGAGGAACCGGAGGATGAGGCGCTGATTGAAGCCTTTGTGCTGCTGATGCAGCGGAACCAGGCGGATTACACGAATACATTCCGGGCTTTATCGATGGACAAACCGGAAAATACCGTACTGCACGGGATGGCGGAGTTTGCGGAATGGCAGCAGCAATGGCAGGCGAGACTAGGCAGGCAAGCGGAGTCCAAAGAAGAAGCTCTCCGGCTGATGCGGAGCAGCAATCCGGCCGTTATTCCCCGCAATCACCGGGTAGAGGAAGCGTTGGAGGCAGCGGAGCAGGGTAATCTGTGCGTATTGGATAATCTGCTTGCCGCGCTTGCGAACCCTTATGCCTATTCGGATGAGCAAGAGGCTTATGCCGCGCTTCCGGAACAATCGCCGCGTCCGTACCGGACGTTCTGCGGAACTTAAGATCACAGGAGATTCATGCCATGAAATATGAATTAGGCCGCTGCTTGCTGCAGCAGCGATTGGAGGAGCGGGGGATGAGCCGGGAGGCATTAGCCGAAGCCTTGTTATACAAGCCGGAACGGTTGGCCGACTATATCGAGAATAAGCGGTTAATGCCTTTAAAGACGGCGATCTCCATTGCGGACACGATAGGTTGCTCGGTTAATGAGCTGTATGAATTATTGCCGGCAGAAAGCGGGAGATAGAGATGTCGGATAAAAGTATCGCGATTGCTTTGTACCGGCCGCATGCCGGCAAGGAGCAGGAGCTTCATGAGATCGTTCGGGAGCATGGACCGGCTCTTAAGCGGGAGGGACTGATTACGGAGCTGCCACTGCTTCAGCTTGAAGCGGAGGACGGGACCGTTATCGAGATTTTCGAATGGAAATCCGAGGAGGCCAAGAGGCAGGCGCATAGCTCTCCGGTCATTTGGCCGATCTGGGAGCGTATGATGGCTGTCGCGGAAATGACGGGGCTTGGATCGCTGAAGGAAGCCGCCCAGCCGTTTCCGAATTTCAGGAGGCTGGAGCTATAGCAGTCGGGCGAAAGCAAGGTAATATTAGTCATTATAAGACCCTGAGAGGGTCTTATTTGCTTAGGTTGGCGGGAAATGTGAGTGATGCGGACGTGTGTGGCGGCCGAGCTTAACGATGCGCCGCATCGTTAAGGGCGCTGGCAGGCATGAAAAAGCAATCCTTAACGATGTGCGACATCGTTAAGCCCTAATGCAAAACAAAAAAATCGGGCTGTCCATCACAGGACAGCCCGATTATCTTTTATTGCAGCTGCTTCAAGGCCTCCGCGTACTTCTGATGCCAGTGCTGCCAACTTGCCTTGCGGTCCGCAAGGGGTTGTCCGCTGTCCAGCAGCGATGCAATGACGTCGAGGCAGACATGCCAGCCGGCAAGGTCTTTAGGCGTATGCTCGGATGGCTTGTAGATGCTCTCGATCAACACGAGCTTGCAGCCGCCGTCCTCCCCGCGGAATTCAAAGCGCACGGCCATGTCCTCTCCCCAGGTAAACGCGAGTACGGCCAGCGGCTCGTAAGCCGTGATGGTCATCGTCTCATAGCTGCCATCGCCCATGTTGAAGCTGAGATGCCCGCCTTCCCGCAGATCCTCTACGCGAAGCTCGGAGAACCACTTGGGCAGCTTTTCGTTATCGGTAAAATAAGACCATACGTCTTCCTTGGAATGATTCAGCCTGCGTTCGAACGTTACGGTATAACCTGCGCCTTTTTTCGCAATCGTGGCCAGCATAATAACGAAATCCCCCGCTTTCAAAAATGGTATCTCATGCAAGATTACCAGATTGCCGCGGAGGATTCAAAAGGGCTATAAAAAGATAATTCCGGCTGCTCCCGCCGCCGCGATAACGGTTAACGGGTGCAGCTTGTATTTGAACAAAAGCCATAAGCAGCCTGCGCAGATCAGCAGCGTAAACCCGGTCGTCCAGGTGTAGCTGCCCGGCTTGTCGAAGCCGCCGAAGTGAAGCGCCGCATAAATGATTAATCCGGTAACGACGGGCCGCAGGCCGTAAAAGAGGGATTTCATCGTCTTGTTATTCCGAAGCTTGAAGAAGAAAGCCGACAACACGATTACGACGAGCAGCGACGGGAGGACAATCCCGGCACAGGCGGCAATCGCGCCGGTTATTCCCGCTGTGTCGTAGCCGATTAACGTTACGGCATTTGTGGCGATTGGCCCCGGCGCCATGCCGGCAAGGGAAACGGCCTTCTGGAATTCAACGGTTGTCATCCACCCGTGCGAGATCACCTTGCTTTGTATCATCGGAATAACGGAATAACCGCCGCCAAACGAGATAAATCCAATTTTGAAGAAAGTCAGGAATAAGTCCCAGATCATACGTAACTCTCCCTTGCGCTTATCAAATATAATACTCCGGATACATCAGCTCTTGGCTGCTGGAGGATGGCTTTTCCGTATTGGCTGGTTTGCCCGTTTTCTCCTTGACCCGAACCATGCCGATACCAACCAGGATGCCTGCTGCTACGATATATAGCGGAGTAAGCGGAAGCACGAGCAGAATGAGAAGCGCGAGGACCAGCATGACTAACGTTGTCTTGTCAAAGATGGCGGCTTTGGCCATTCGGTACGCGGACATTACGATCAGCGCGACAACCGCGCCGTGAACCCCCTTCAGGGCAGCCACAACCTTGGGATTGTCTTGAAACTTCAGATAAAACAGGCTAAGCGTGATGATAATAATAAAGGTTGGCAACGTTACGCCAATAACCGCCATAGCCGCTCCCGGTATGCCGGCTTTCCGGTACCCGATGAAGGCTGCGGCATTGACGCCAACGCCGCCCGGAGCGGATCCGGCTAGCGATACGACATCAGCAAGTTCTTTCTCGGCAATCCAATTACGTTTATTAACGACCTCACGTTCAATGACGGGCATCATGGCGTAACCGCCGCCAAAGGTGGAAGGACCGATCCGTACAAATACCCAGAATAGCTGTGCCAAAAAATAGAGTCGTTCTTTCCAGTTTGTCTGCATGTAAACTCTCTCCTTTTGACTCTTACATAGCTATTATAGCAACTTAAATTCATTTTGAATTAAAGTTTGGGAATTTTGGATTATAAGAAATGCTTATACCGATAAAAACGAGTGGATAACCCTTACTACTCTGTTTAGTTTCGTTCAAAATTGAATAAAGTGGAGAAAACCAATCGGCATAGCCCCTATTCTTGATCTGGGGTATAATTGCAGGTAGCAACGATAATCTATCCGGAAAGGATGAAACGATGAGTTATTCTCTGCGTTCCGTCCCCTCGCATAAACAGCTTATTTACGATTACATCGCTAATCTTGGGCCAATTGCCAAAGCAGAGCTGCTGGAAGCCCATGATATTACCAGCAGCACGATGACCCGTTTATTGGATGATATGGCCAAGGAGGGTCTTATCCTCGTTACCGGATTAGGTCCGTCGAAGGGCGGCAGAAAACCGCTTCTCTATCAGATTAATCCCGATTACGGATATATATTTGGCCTCGAGATCTCCAGGTTCACATCGACCCTTGGTTTATTTGATTTGAATATGAATCAGAAGTCCGTTGTCCGGTGGCGTATGGACGAGACGATGACGCCCGAGCGTCTGGTTGCCCATACGGTCAGCCTGATGCTTGCCTTTATGAAGGACCATGCCATATCGCAAAGCCGTATTCTGGGGCTGGGCATCGGGGCGGTAGGACCGCTTGACCGCAGCAGCGGGGTTATTGTTAATCCTCAGTATTTTCCGGCTAAAGGCTGGCAGCAGGTACCGATCTGCGCGTTGTTTGAAGAAGCCGCCGGGCTGCCAACCCTGCTTGAGAATGGGGCTAATACGGCTCTGGTAGGAGAACATTGGTCCATACGGCAAGAAAACGTGGAGCATGCGTTGTACGTCTCTGCAGGAATCAGCTTGCGTTCAGCCATGATGTCCCATGGGAGGATCGTCTACGGAAAGGTCGACATGGAGGGCTCCATCGGGCAAATGATTATCGATGTGGACGGCCCAAGGCTGGAGGAATCCGGCAACTACGGCTCGCTCGAAACCTTTGCTTCCGTTCAGGCGCTGGAAAGACAGGTGCGGACGAGGCTGAAGGTCGGAGGAAGTTTATTATTGAATAACGTTGTTCCGGAAAAAGTAAATCTGGATACGATTACGGCCGGGCTAAACGCCGGCGATCCTTTTATACGGGAGATGTTCCGGCAATCCGCCTCCTACTTCGGAGTAGGGCTGGCGAATCTGATCAATACGTTCCACCCGGAGCTGATTATTCTTGGCGGGGCTCTGATTAGCGCCAGTCCGATGTATTATCGGGTAGCGACGGAGGTAGCGGTTAAGAAGACGTATTACGGCGAAGCGTACATCCCGCAATTTTCGATGGGCCGATTAAAGGAAGACGCGGTTGTGACGGGTGCCGCATTAATGGTAAGAAGTCGCATGAAACTATAAGCAAATACCCAAGCCATTCCATACTTACCTACTTATAATAAATAAGCGGTTATGTATGCTTGAGGAGGGGAAGCGAGTGAAAATGTATAGCCGGGGCAAAAAAGAATCCGCACCGCTGCTGATGTACCTGCCTCAGAAGCAGTCGGGCTTTCTAAGCCCCCCTAGTCGCATAGAACAGATAACGAAACCAAAGAAAAAACAGAAAAAAGCAGCGAAGCCAAGCGTTCCGAAGACAACGCCAGCAGCTGCCGCTGCAACCGTAACACCGCAACAACGGTACAGACAGCCGATACGGAAGTTGCGGAAAAGGAAATTGCAGCAGCTGCCGCAATGGCTGGATATGCTTGACGATGAGACCGGGCAAGAGACTGATTACGAAGATTACGAAGAGGAAGAGGTACCCGAGGCCGAGCTTATAGAGGCACCGATTCCTTCGATTATTTCGCCTTTAGCTGAAGTCCAGGTCTCGCATCAGGCCGTAGCGGTTCCAATACCAGCTCCTGCTCAAATACCCGCCCCAGTACCAACTCCAACAGCAGCTCAAACGCCAACACCAGTCCCGGCACCAACTCCAAAAGCAGCTCAAACACCAACTCCAGCACCTACTCTAACGCCAATTCCTATGCCGGCTCCAACTGAATCCAAAACTACGGCAGCAATGAGGGGTAATCAGCTTTTTGTCTCTTTATCGGATGAAGGACAAATCCTGGTTATCGACGGGGAGACGGATACCGTCACCGATACGATTCCGTTACCGTCTGCAGGCTCCGTTAAAGGGATAGCTCTTAATCCGGCGATGAACCGGATTTATGCGATTAACAGCAGCAAGCATCAGCTTTTTGTGCTGGACGGGAGCACCAAGGAAGTGGCAGCCGTTGTATCGGTAAGCCCGTTTCCGTCGCTCGCAGCCGTAAACGTAAAAACCAACCGCGTCTATATTACAAGCTCGCTTCTTAATACCGTGGACGTTCTGGATGGGGAAGCCAACCATCTTATCGATTCCGTCGGAGTAGGCAACATTCCCGCCGGAATGGTTATTAATACCGATACGAACCGGATTTATGTAGCAAACGGCAGCCCGGATCATGATATTTCGGTTATCGACGGATACACCCATGCAAGGCTGTTCCCGGATATTCCCGTTGGACATGAGCCGGGGCTTGCGGGTATTCACGAGGACGCGAATCTCATCTATGTGCCTAATTTCCTAAGTGATAGCTTAAGCGTTATTTATGGCGGGACCAACACCGTCTTAAAAACAATAACGGAAGGGATCGGCAAAAATCCTTATGCTGCCGGAGTGGATACCTTTGCCAATCTGGTGTACGTCTCGAATTCCGGAAGCGACAGCGTCTCGGTTATTGATGCGTCCAATCACAAGGTTATTGAGACCATTCCGGTTGGAAGCCGCCCGAAAGCGGTGGCCGTTCATACGAAAACCAACCGAATCTATGTAGCGGTAAGCGACGGTATCGCCGTCATTGACGGAGAGACCTTTGAAGTGACGAACAAGATTGATACAGCTGCCAGCCCAAGCGGCCTGGCTCTTCATGAATAATAACGAAAGCCGGGGTCCACTCCAAATGAGTGTGCCCCGGCTTTTCCCATGCCTTACTTATACGGTTGCCGTTGTTTTATAAACCTCGCGGATGGCATCTTCGACATTAGGCTCTTTGACGCTGATATCCTGAATCGGAAGCTTCTGCGAGAGGGCTGCGATAAGCTCAGAGGCGGAGATGCTTTCCTTTTCGAACTGGTACCAGATTTTCAGCCCTTCCTGCTTAATAACCGTGGCATGCGGAGTGGTAAGATCATCGCAGGGCTCGTGAAGCTCCACTACTAACATGCGGTGAGGAGTAAGCTTATGGATAATGGAGCCGATGGGGCCGTCCTCTACAAGCTTGCCGTTATTAACGACAATAATTCTGCTGCAAAGCTGCTCCACGTCATCGAGATCATGGGTGGTCAGAATAACGGTAACGCCGCGGGTACGGTTAATTTCCTTAATAAAATTCCGGATCGCATGCTTCGCGTCGGCATCCAGCCCAATCGTAGGCTCGTCGAGGAATAATACCGAGGGCGAATGCAGCATGGCCGCCGCGATATCGCCGCGCATGCGCTGGCCAAGCGACAGTTGGCGCACCGGGGTATCGATAAATTCCTGCAGCTTCAGCACGTCGGTTAATATCGCGAGATTGTCGTCGTAGGCTTTCTGATCAATCTGGTAAATCCGGCGCAGCAGCTCAAACGATTCCCCGAGACGCAAATCCCAATACAACTGGGTTCGCTGCCCGAATACAACGCCAAGCTTGCGGACGACGGCCTTCCGGTCGGCCTGCGGAGAGATGCCGCATACCTTGATGGAGCCTGAGGTCGGATGGAGGATGCCGGTCAGCATTTTAATGGTAGTGCTTTTGCCTGCGCCGTTGGGTCCGATGTAGCCGACGATTTCGCCGGGCGCGATCGAGAAGCTGATGCCGTTTACGCCGTTAAATTTCGTTTTTTTGGGGAAGAGAAGACTTTTGATCGAGCCGCGCAGCCCGCTTTCCTTTTTCACGATAATGTATTCTTTCACGAGATCCTTAACCTCAATAACGGTTTCCATTCCAGTCAGATCCCCCTATGGCTTAAGAGCCTGCGCTCTCGTAATTTTTCATGCCGAATTTAAAGATGCCGCCCGCAATCAGGAAGCAGATCACGCCTACGAGCGGTGTCCACAGAGCAAAGCTTAGCGGAAGGTCGAGGCCGCCGCTGTCCGCATTCAGGAACTCGGCGGCAGGATAGAAGCTGATGAACCCGATTGGGATGATGAAGGTGAATAACGCCTGCAGAAAATACGGATACATGCTGAGCGGATACATGGTTGCCCGTTCCAGCATCGTGAGGGCGAAGCCAACCATGGAGCCGTTGCGCTTGGTCCAGAAGGCGATTGTTCCGAGACTCGTGAACAGTGCCGCACGGATCAGAATACCTCCGATCAGCACGAGAATCAGCTTGCCGATGTTCGCGAGCGTCCAGTCAAAGCCGGCGATGTCGGCGCCATAGAGGAAGATGATAATGCCCGGTATGCAATCGATTAACCCGATAAAATTCACGTAGCTCGCAACCAGCTGGAAGAAAACGTTCATCGGTCGAAGCAGGAGACGGTCGAAGCCGCCGTTAATGACCATATGGTCGATACTCCAGGTATTGATGAAGAAGACAACAAAAATGCCGTGGCTGATCAGGCCAAGTCCATACAAAAAGGTAAGCTGCGGGAAATCCCAGCCGTTAAGCGCCTGGAAGCGGTCGACGATAATCTTGAGCATCCAGATGCCGGAGAAGTATTGAATCGGAATCATGAGGAGCCAGCTGAACAGGAACAGCGGATACTCAAGCTGCCGCTGTACGGCGAGGCGCGCCCAGCAGGAAGCAACGGATACATAATGCTTGATCGTAGATACCATAAGGACGTTTTCAGCCTCCCTGGATTAACGTTTTTTTCTTCGTGCGCGCCCATCCGGCTGCCAGGATCAGATACAGCACCGCGATCCAGACGGCTTGAACAGCCATGGAGGTAAAGGCTTCGGACGTGCTTGTGTTGCCGATATAAATGCCGAGCGGAGTCTGGTAGGTGTATTGGAACGGAAGAAATTTCGAGACGGTCTGCACCGATTCCGGGAAAAACCACAGCGGCACAATGCTGCCGGACAATACGCGGACGATAGCGTCCTTGACATTGCCCATGTTGCCAAGCTCCATCACCCAGAACGCAATCAGTCCTATAAGCGCGCTGAGCAGCCATAGAATGGCGTAGCTTAAGAGGCAGCTCGGAAGGAAGAGCAGGAAGCTCCGGAAGGAAGCTGGCCGCGGAATACCAAAAAAGACGGAGGCAAATACGACAAGCGGAAGCGCCCTGTTTAACAAGGAGCTGAGCATCTCCCCGATATCTTCGGCCAGGTAGCAGGCAAAAAGAGGGATAGGACGGTAGAAGTCGGTGACAATTTGTCCTTCCCGTATTTTGTAATAGATGGTATTCTGTACATCGCATACGAAGATGGTAGAGATAATGATCGAGAGAATGGTGTAGGTCGTAATATCCTGCAGGCTAAGCGATTCTACCGTTCCGGAGCCGCCTTTGTAAGCCGTCTGCCATAAGAATACGGAAGCCAGCATCAGAATAAGATTTGTTGCAACGGAAGTGAATACTTCAAACCGGTAAGTCAGATTAATGAGAAGCTTCATTTTCGTTATGTACCAGTAAGCCTGAAGCATATAAACCCCCTTAAAAGTGACTTCATATGTAAAATATGACAATTACAATGCTCTTATATTAATCGATTTCATTCCCATAGGCTACGGATATTTTTAATATAGTTATTTATAAGGTTCGGCCCAAGATTGCAGGGGAGGTATAACAGGAATGGTTATGATTCTTATCATTCTTATCGTGGCTATTTACTTAACTTTGCTGAACTTTAAACGGTTTAAAAAGTTGGCCAAAGGGTTGAGATGGCTCTTGTATGCTTTAATCTTTTTCCTAATATGCGACGGCATTTATTCCTCTGTGAGGCATTTTAGTCCGGATAACGCCTTTAATAGTCTTATTCCCAGCCTCTGCATGGCACTGCTGATTGAAGGAGCGCGATATGCCTTCAGAAAAAGGCGTGCCCGCGAAAAGAACTGGTCCGTAGACGATTATCCGATTACCGATAAGTTTAAAAAGGAGATAATGGCTCATGCTAAACATAAAGATAACCGACAGTGATTTTATTGGAGGCGACCCGGCATACCTGGATACCGTCTCGCGTTATGCCGCAAGGGGAGTTTTATTCAATAACCAGGGACAGGTCGCGATGATGTATATGGCCGAGCTTGATCTCTACAAGCTGCCCGGCGGAGGAATGGAAGAAGGAGAGTCCCCCGAGGAGGCTTTCGTACGGGAAATAAAAGAAGAGACCGGTTGCGAAGCGGATGTCATCTGCAGGCTTGGTTTTGTGGAGGAGCATAAGAACCGGAATAGGTTTCTGCAGCATTCGCATTGTTATCTGGCAAAAGCGCGGCATGTTGCGGGTACGGCTGCTCTCACCGAAGCCGAAGAACAGCTCGGAATGTCCGTTCAATGGCTGTCTGCCGCACAAGCGCTGGATATTATGGAAAAAGCAGTGGCGGGCGGCGGAGATAATCACGCCAAGCTGTTTATGCTGATGCGCGACCGGATTATTCTGAAAGCAGCTGCGGAGTTCATGGAGAGAGAGGGCTTTTTATAAGCCTTTTTTCCAATATATACTTTATTGAAATTGCCTATGAAGATTATTGTTTTTATATATTATTCAAATAGGCTTCTTGGTTATATGATGGATTAAATATAAAAAAGGGGAGAGGGATTAAAGATGAACAAGTCCATCTATGACTTTCAGGTAAATGAGATAAATGGGGAGCCTATTCATCTGTCTGCTTTTTACGGCAGGGTTCTTCTAATCGTGAACACAGCAAGCCAATGCGGCTATTCCAAGCAGTTCGAAGGTCTCCAGCATTTGTACGAGAAATATTGGATGCACGGCTTTGAAATACTGGGTTTTCCGTGCAATCAATTTAACGGCAAAGAGCCTGGCAGCCATGCGGAAGTAGAAGAGCATTGCCGGCGCAAAGCCGGTGTAACTTTCTCGTTGTTCGAAAAGGTGGAACTCCGCGGAGAACCTATTCATCCGCTCTTTCAATATTTGACGGAGCAGGCGCCTTTCCGGGGCTTTGACGCGGACAATTCCGATGAGCAGTGGATGAAGAATTTTCTCCAGCAAAATCATCCGGATTTATATGAGGGCGACGGCGTAAAGTGGAACTTCTCCAAGTTCCTCGTTAACCGCGAAGGAAAAGTAATCGCCCGATTCGAGCCAACGACGCAGCCAACCGATTTGGAACTGGCCATCGAGGAGGCATTATCCTCGGAACAATAGGAGGGGTCATTCGCATTGAGTAAGCTTTTGAAGGTAGCTATGGCAGTTATGGCTGTTTTTGCGCTGCTAATACAACCGGTCTCGGCTTCGGACAAAACAACCAAGTTCAAAGTAACGCTTGTCAGCGTGGAGTTGGTTGAGAACAACCATGTCGGTAACGAGTGGTTGACTAAGGCTTACGTGAATGGCAAGGAAGTACAGGAAAACAAAAGCATTACCTTAAGCTTGAAATCAACGGACAGCATTAAGCTGAAGGCATATGCCGAAGAGCAGGATAAAATTCCCGATAGCAACTCAGCCAATGATGCCGTAAAGGCATCGTCTATCACAAAAACCGTCAATAAAGCATTGAAGGTCGTTGTGACGGAGAACCGCGGCAGGTATTCAGGGAATACGGCCGAGTGGAAGTTTACCTATAAAATTGAAAAGTAATCCGTAAGCCGATGCTTCCAAAGAAGTTTCGGCTTCTATTTTTTAACGATCAAACCTCGCCTTAAATTGTTCCTTGTCTCCGTTAAAAACGTTAATATCGACATACGCATCGATGCCGGGGATATGACCCCGGTTGTTGTATTGCCAGAATAACCAACTACGGTCTTCTCGTAAACGCGGATGCTTGACGATATCCCTGATCCAGATTTCGTAATCCTTGAAGCTGCCCGCTATGTAGGTATTAAAGGTATCGTAAGTGACATACAAGATAGGCTTCTGCTTATAATGCTCCTCCAGTTGGCTGGAGAGAATGGTCAGTTCCCGCTGAATGCGGGCGGCATCCTTATCTAGAGCAATCTCGATATCGATAACGGGAGGGAGGTTAGCGGGCTCATTGGGTACCTCTTCGATAAAATGCGCCGCCTGCTCGGCGCCGGTGCTTTGCGTTGTGAAGAAATGATAAGCGCCGATCCTCATCCCTTGGCTTCCGG
This region of Paenibacillus sp. JDR-2 genomic DNA includes:
- a CDS encoding NUDIX hydrolase codes for the protein MLNIKITDSDFIGGDPAYLDTVSRYAARGVLFNNQGQVAMMYMAELDLYKLPGGGMEEGESPEEAFVREIKEETGCEADVICRLGFVEEHKNRNRFLQHSHCYLAKARHVAGTAALTEAEEQLGMSVQWLSAAQALDIMEKAVAGGGDNHAKLFMLMRDRIILKAAAEFMEREGFL
- a CDS encoding ABC transporter permease; translated protein: MLQAYWYITKMKLLINLTYRFEVFTSVATNLILMLASVFLWQTAYKGGSGTVESLSLQDITTYTILSIIISTIFVCDVQNTIYYKIREGQIVTDFYRPIPLFACYLAEDIGEMLSSLLNRALPLVVFASVFFGIPRPASFRSFLLFLPSCLLSYAILWLLSALIGLIAFWVMELGNMGNVKDAIVRVLSGSIVPLWFFPESVQTVSKFLPFQYTYQTPLGIYIGNTSTSEAFTSMAVQAVWIAVLYLILAAGWARTKKKTLIQGG
- a CDS encoding glutathione peroxidase encodes the protein MNKSIYDFQVNEINGEPIHLSAFYGRVLLIVNTASQCGYSKQFEGLQHLYEKYWMHGFEILGFPCNQFNGKEPGSHAEVEEHCRRKAGVTFSLFEKVELRGEPIHPLFQYLTEQAPFRGFDADNSDEQWMKNFLQQNHPDLYEGDGVKWNFSKFLVNREGKVIARFEPTTQPTDLELAIEEALSSEQ
- a CDS encoding GH25 family lysozyme, coding for MKLRRWQKSTACILLLLIIAGVLEYKGIIWHNNLFASKYKVRGIDVSRYQGEIDWGKVAGSGKWQFVYIKATEGKDMTDKDFKSNWEQAGSQGMRIGAYHFFTTQSTGAEQAAHFIEEVPNEPANLPPVIDIEIALDKDAARIQRELTILSSQLEEHYKQKPILYVTYDTFNTYIAGSFKDYEIWIRDIVKHPRLREDRSWLFWQYNNRGHIPGIDAYVDINVFNGDKEQFKARFDR